The genomic region GCACGGAATCTTACCTGCATTATGAATTTGCATCATGTTGAATACGCAAAGCGGTATTCTGACAGGATTATCGGTTTAGGCAACGGAAAAGTGGTCTTTGACGGAAAACCGGAAGAACTCTCGGAAAAAGCGCTGCACACTATTTTTTCTTCCGGAACCCATACCGAAAAGAAAGACGGCCATGAAATTTGATATTCCGATAGGTAGGCAATATCCTGCCTTTGAATCACATCAGCACCGGCAATCGCCTTCTTCAGAGGCTTTCTTCAAGAAAAAAAAACTAAGAACATTGACTATCTTTTTCACGGCTGCCGCGTTATATACAGCTTCGGCAATTATGACGGGGTTTACGGCATGGAATGCACTAACAGGGATTCCACGCGGACTATATTGGCTGGTAAGGAATTTTTTTCCATCGGCACAATCGATTTCTGTGCTGCCACTTATTTTTAAAACTTCGCTGCACACAGCCGTTATCGCGATAACGGCATCAACTACAGCTTTTTGTGTTGCCTGTGTAGCGGCTGTTGCCGGTTCGCAAACAACCGGCCGCTTCCGCGTATTGCGTATTGTCTGTTCCGGTGCCGCATCTTTTTTTAGAAATATACCTCTTCCCGCATGGTCTATTCTATTGCTGTTATCTTTTAAGCAAAATGCCGTAACCGGTTTTTTGGCTCTTTTTTTTATTACCGCAGGACATTTAACCCGAGCTTTTACCGAAATTATCGACTCTCACGCCGAAGAATCGTATACGGCTTTGGAAGCAGCAGGCGTATCGTATATACCGATTATCATTCACGGCGTATTACCAAATGTCCTTCCGCTCTTTATTTCATGGCTACTCTATGCTATAGAAACCAATGTCAGAGATTCGGCATTGATCGGCATTTTGACGGGAACGGGTATCGGCTTCCTTTTTAATCTGTATTTTAAAAGCTTTCGTTATCCCGAAGCAGGTCTTATCATTTGTGTGCTGACGATACTCGTACTTTGCATCGACAGCATTTCCAACAGGGTGCGAAGGATATTACTATGAAAAACCATACCAGTATTGGCCGTTGCCGATTGCCGAGAAAAAAACAATATATGCCCTCTCTTGTATTTGCTGTTCTTTTCGGTATCAGTATTTGGGGATGTTTTTTGCTTGCGCAGGAAACAATCGATTGGAAGAGTTCATGGCATAATCTGCTTCACTATGGACGCATCCTTTTTTTGCAGCCGAAGCGGTCGGATCATTTACCCATCGGTGAACTTGCGTACTCACTCGGTATCAGTTTTGCACTATCGATTTTAACGACGATCGGTGGTGCCGCTATCGCTTTTTTCTTGGCTCTCGGAGCAGCTCGAAATATCGCTCCTTCGGGTGTCGTAAAAATAATCCGTATTATTACCGCAATTATCCGATCAATTCCCACAATTATTTGGGTGCTGGTTTTCTCGGTTACGATTAATATCGGTACCGATGCCGCCGTTATCGGTATGTGCTTCCATAGCATTGCTTATTTGGTAAAAGTGTTTTCGGAAAGCTTTGAACAGATTAACCGCGATACAATTGATGCTTTGCGAGCCTGCGGAGCGGGATTTTCCGGCATTATTACGCAAGCGGTTATCCCGGTTGCTGCAACATCCATTATTTCATGGACATTTTTCCGCTTCGAAATCAATTTTATCAATGCCGTCGCAATCGGCGCCGCCGCAGGATCGGGCGGCATCGGGTATTATTTATTCATGGCAGGCAATCTCTATTATGATATACGGGAAGTCGGCGTTATCACATACACTATTTTCGGTACCGTCATTTTACTGGAGCTGCTCTCTCTGCGTCTGCGGAAAGGAATCAAGCAGCATTAAAAAAATACCGACACTGTATAAGGAACCTCTAAAAACTGCAAACCTATCGGCTTGTTCTGTAAGGAAATGATTTGTCATATCCGCTAAAGCGGATTGCGAATCAGTTTTTAGAGGTTTTCCTTAAATTTAGTTGCGACGTTTAAAATTAAGTTATTATTAAAATTAAGTTATTATTGGATAAGACTTAATTTTAAACTCGTCGGGCATTTCTAAAAGCTAACCGAGCTTTTAGAAATGCCCATAGGGAGTTTTAAATGAAAAAAAATATAGCGCGTATCTTTGTATGTTTTTCGATGATATACACTGCTGTAGCCTTAGAGGTTAACGTACCTGAATTTAACTTCGGGATATTAGCAGGCAAGCAACCAAGCAGTTCGTCGCAATTCAGTATAGTCCAACAATCATCCATTAATTTCCGTTTACTTCACGGAGAACGTTTTTACAGCGACCTAAACCTTGCGCTCTATGTTCCTGATGTTCTGCGCTTTTTCCATCCGGAACAACTGTCGCGGATACCGGGACAATTTACTTGTGTTGATTTTTCTTTGAACTTTCCGAATTTTATAGGTCAGCCCCTGATTTTATCGGTCTTTACAGGACAACATCAGAGCCTTACGGGTGAACACTATAGCTTTGATTTTCTTAAGCAGCGTATGCGACCGGTAAAAATGTATGAAAACGATATTGCCGCACTTTTTACGCCGCCTCGTCCTCGTGAAGGCTTAGGTGTCAGTGCTGCAGGACTCATTTTAAACACTGGGTATGTAGGAGGCTCTTTCAGCTGGAACGGCGGAATAAAGGATAAACAAGAATACAGCCTATACGCACAGGGCGGTGTTTTCACAAATATTGCACTTATCAATGCAAACTTCTCCTTTCATATTAGTGATAAAGCGGCGAAAGTATCTCTTGCAACATCAGCTTCGGCACTTTTTACCGTTCATGATAATGTCGGTATTTTTACGCAGGTTGGGTTACATAAAACGAATTTCAGAAGCGCAACGCTACGAAAAGATCTTATCGGCAATATCTTTGCATTTTTTGAACCGCGTATCGCACTTGAACGCATGGACTTTGATTTTACATTCTTTATTTCCAAGATCCGAGACACTCAATCCGGCGGGCTTTTTCCTGTTGCACCGCTTATAAAGCCTTTTACTATCATTCATAATGAGCTATACGGCGGATTAAATATGTTCTTCGGTTTCGGAAGGATAGAATTAAATAAAATGCAAGGGGGTTTTCACAGTCTGATTGCACTGCCGATAACACGCCCCACGACTATGCCGCTATTAGTACTCGCCTTTACGCCGTTCTATACCCTGAATATCGAACCTTGCGATCTTGATTTCCGTTTTTCGTTTTACCCGCTCTTTTACGCTGCTCCTGCTTCTATGTTTGAAGCCAAGATAGCCCTGAAACGTAATTTATAAATGCATAAAATGCTACCCTTTATTGTAGAAAAATCATGAGCGGATATAAATGCCATTTTTGTGCCGAATGCGACGGATACGGCTGCCTTGGTGAACTGCCCGGAATGGGCGGCGTATTTCAAAGCGCCAATTTTATCAGCAACTGTTCTGCATGGCAGAAGTATTATAGCGATACCCTGTGCGATGATGTGCTACCTCCCATTAGATTGGCTCCTATTACCGGCGGTGTCGAAAATGTCGGCTATGGAGATGAAGCCGCGTTTTATTTCGATTTAATTGAAGCTTGTGCCGAAGCAGGATTCCTGCTCAGCATTGGAGACGGATACCCCGACGCAAAGATACAGGGAGGTCTTGCAGCCCTGCAGCGATACGGAAAAACCGGAGCGGTGTTCATTAAGCCGTATCCTAATCCCCGTATCTTTGAACGGATAGATTGGGTACGCAGCTCTGCCGATCTGGTAGGGATCGATATCGATTCCTATAATATTGTAACAATGCGTAACCTTGTTCAGCTTGAACAAAAAGATGCACAGAGCCTGAAAGAAATACAGCGGTATGCACAAAAACCTTTTGCAATTAAAGGAATATTTTTACCCGAAAATGTCGAGCTGGTAAAAGAGTTGCGTCCTGATGTTGCCGTTATTTCCAATCACGGTGGCAGGATAGAAACAAGGCGCGGCAGTACGGCGGATTTTTTAGCCGAGTACGGCAGTACGCTCCGTAAGTTTGCAGGCGAGGTGTGGGTAGACGGAGGATTGCGGAGTCGCATGGATATAGTTACCGCAAAACGACTCGGTGCGGCACAGGTGATGATCGGTCGCCCCTGCATTACTGCACTGTTGAAAGATAAAGCTCAAGGTGTACGGGAGCTGTACCGTCGCCTAACTGTAGGTTAAACATATTTGCGGAAAATGCTTGTCAGGATAGATAAAATACTCGCTGCGAACGGATTAGGTTCACGGAAAGATGTACGGCGGCTTTTGCGTAAAGAAGATTTCCGAATCAACGGCACACGGGTAACCGATGCGGGGACGCTGCTTGACCCTGAAAACGATACACTTTCACATAACGGAGAAAAACTGTACCTCCGCACCTGTTGTTACCTTATGCTGAACAAACCGGCTGGGGTTGTTACTTCTACCTCCGATCCGCTGCACCGCACCGTTATGGAGCTGCTGCCGCCGCCTTTTTCTGCAATGAGTCTTTTCCCCATCGGACGGCTCGACCTCGATACCGAAGGGCTGCTCATCATTACCGATGACGGAGAGCTTACTCATCGACTTACTGCCCCGAAATCAGCCTGTATAAAAAGCTATTATCTTGAAACAGCGGTTCCTTTCACCGAAGCCGAGTTTTACGTTGCCAAAACGGCCTGTGCTCAAGGATTATCACTCGGGAAAACTTTCACCTGTCTTCCTGCGATCTTTGAACGTACGGAAGCACAAAACATAAAAACGAAATGGGCATTTTTGATGCATATCTGCGAAGGGAAATATCATCAAGTAAAAAAAATGATAAAAGTGCTTGGAAATGAAGTGATCTACCTCAAACGAATTTCGATGGGGGGCGTTATGCTCGATCCGCAATTATCTGCCGGTTCTTGCCGCGAGCTTACCTCCGATGAAGTTACAGCGCTTAAGAAGATATAAGAATTGTTATTATTGCTGAAAGTATTACAATCTCTAATTGGTATAAAATAAAAACGCCATAGCAACCGTTGAAAACAACGATAGCATGGCGTTTAATTATGGAACAAGATATTGAAAAATTACAAAATGTACCGTTACTCCTCAGGTTCAAAATCGTCGGGAATATCAAGATTTGTGTATACGTTCTGGACATCGTCATCTTCTTCAAGACGCTCGACCATTTTTAATACTTTGCGGATTGTCTCTGCCTCCAAACTCATATACGTTGCAGGGATCATAGAGATTTCTGCAGAAACGGATTCAAATCCTTTTTCCTGTAAAGCTTCAAGCACGGAAGCAAAGTCGTTGGGATCGGTTGTTACCGTGATAATACCGCCTTCAGTCTGAATATCTTCCGCCCCTGCTTCCAAGGCTTCTTCCATCAGTTTTTCTTCGCTTACTACTTCGGCATCGTATTCTATAACACCCTTGCGGTTAAACATATAAGCTACCGAACCCGTCGCACCGAGGTTACCTCCATTTTTGGAAAAGAGGTTACGCACATTGGCTGCAGCCCGATTTTTATTGTCGGTCAGTACCTCTACCAATACCGCAACACCGCCCGGCGCATAGCCTTCGTACAACAGCTCTTCATAACTTGCACCGCCCAATTCGCCGGTACCTTTCTTGATAGCCCGTTCAATATTATCTTTCGGCATGTTAGCCGCACGTGCTTTTAATATCGCAGTTCTTAACCGCGGGTTACCGTTCGGATCCCCGCCGCCCATACGTGCAGCTATAGAAATTTCTTTAATAAACTTTGTAAACATCTGACCGCGTTTTGCGTCAGCGGCTCCTTTTGCGTGTTTAATCGTCGCCCATTTACTGTGTCCGGACATTATATACTCCCTCCGCCTTAAAAGGTTTAAAAACAAAATATGCGCAAAATTTATATCATATAAACACAGCTCTGTCAATTATACGTCTTTTGAAAATATGCGGGGCATCTACTGCGTCGCATCATTAAAAGTGTACATCCGTGTACACTTTTAATGGCGAATTTCGGCTTTGCCGAAATATCGCTTCTGGTTGAACCAGTGGCATCCGTGCCACTTCTGAAAATACTCAACGTACAAAAAGTACGTCTCCGCTTTATTCGTGCGGAGGGTTTAATACCCCGACACTCTGCGTCGTAACAAAGGGTATTAAAGCCGACTGCAACCACCTTATGAGAACATACCGTGCGAAACGTTGAGCACGGTACCCGACGCTTGCGTCGGGGTTGTTGATTTTTGCTCGCGCCTTGAAATTACAGAACGGACAAGGATGTCCGTGCTTCCATACAGAAGCGAGTTTGCGCAGCGAAAACTTGTCATCAGAACGCCCAAGGATGGGCGGGGAGCTAATCAGAAGCAAGTTTTGTGTACAAAACTTGTCTTTTACCGACATACACGGATGTATGTCGGTAAAAAGTGTACACGGATGTATAACTGCTCAACAGGTTATTTGCAAAAGCGCTGGAAGGGCGGAAGGGAAACAGATGTCCATTTGCTGACGAGGTATCTACGAGGCCGGTATTAAAACAGTTTTAAAAACTCGTCTTCGGTGATAATCGCAGTGCCGAGTTCCTGCGCCTTCTTGTTTTTTGACGAACCGGAATCGGGGGTATTGGTCACGAGGTACGTAAGTCCCTTTGTTACCGAGGATTTTACCGTTCCGCCCTTGGCCTGCACCATTGCCTCCGCTTCTTTCCTTTTAAGCGTGTTCAACTCTCCGGTAAAGCAAAAGCTTTTTCCTGCAAGCGGAAGATTTCCTTGAGCGGAGACAGGCGCTTGAATAACGATAATCCCCGAACCGGTAAGGTGCAGCATTTCTTCCTTTGCATCGCGGAGGCCGAGCGTAAGCGTATGGGCAAGGACGCTGCCGAATTGGTACACGGAGGCAAAGTCTTCCTCCGAAGCTGCGAGTAGTTTTTCGAGAGTATCAAAGCCTGCATCAACCAGTTTTTCTACCATAATACGGCCGATGCCTTCAATATCAAAACCGGCAATAAAGGTCGGCAGGGAGATTTCGCGTTTGGCATGAAGCGCTCTGTACACTTTTTCCGCCGACTTTTTTCCCATGCGTTCCAAAGTGGCAAGTTCTTCAACCGTAATGGTGTATAAATCGGAAATAGAGCGGAGACGCTGTGCATCAAAGAGCTGTTTAAGGAGCGCCGTCCCAAAGTCTTGAATATCGAGGGTGTTGATCCATTTTTCTATCCGGTGATGAATAAGCTTAGGGCAAGCCGGATTGGGGCAGTACAGGCGGGTGCCTTCATCGCGGAGTTCAGTACCGCAGCTCCCGCATCGGCACGGCTGTTCAATGGGCACACATGACGCAGGGTTTTCGATGAGCGCTTCTATCTTAGGGATAATCTCCCCCCGTTTGGTTACCAGCACTCTACTACCGATCTTAAGGTTTAGTTCCGCAATCATGTTCGGGTTGCAGAGGTTTGCCCGCTTAACGGTTGTGCCCGCCAGCTGTACCGGATCGATGACTGCGATGGGGGTGTAGGTAGCGCCCGA from Treponema vincentii harbors:
- a CDS encoding ABC transporter permease subunit yields the protein MKFDIPIGRQYPAFESHQHRQSPSSEAFFKKKKLRTLTIFFTAAALYTASAIMTGFTAWNALTGIPRGLYWLVRNFFPSAQSISVLPLIFKTSLHTAVIAITASTTAFCVACVAAVAGSQTTGRFRVLRIVCSGAASFFRNIPLPAWSILLLLSFKQNAVTGFLALFFITAGHLTRAFTEIIDSHAEESYTALEAAGVSYIPIIIHGVLPNVLPLFISWLLYAIETNVRDSALIGILTGTGIGFLFNLYFKSFRYPEAGLIICVLTILVLCIDSISNRVRRILL
- a CDS encoding PhnE/PtxC family ABC transporter permease, with the protein product MKNHTSIGRCRLPRKKQYMPSLVFAVLFGISIWGCFLLAQETIDWKSSWHNLLHYGRILFLQPKRSDHLPIGELAYSLGISFALSILTTIGGAAIAFFLALGAARNIAPSGVVKIIRIITAIIRSIPTIIWVLVFSVTINIGTDAAVIGMCFHSIAYLVKVFSESFEQINRDTIDALRACGAGFSGIITQAVIPVAATSIISWTFFRFEINFINAVAIGAAAGSGGIGYYLFMAGNLYYDIREVGVITYTIFGTVILLELLSLRLRKGIKQH
- a CDS encoding alpha-hydroxy-acid oxidizing protein translates to MSGYKCHFCAECDGYGCLGELPGMGGVFQSANFISNCSAWQKYYSDTLCDDVLPPIRLAPITGGVENVGYGDEAAFYFDLIEACAEAGFLLSIGDGYPDAKIQGGLAALQRYGKTGAVFIKPYPNPRIFERIDWVRSSADLVGIDIDSYNIVTMRNLVQLEQKDAQSLKEIQRYAQKPFAIKGIFLPENVELVKELRPDVAVISNHGGRIETRRGSTADFLAEYGSTLRKFAGEVWVDGGLRSRMDIVTAKRLGAAQVMIGRPCITALLKDKAQGVRELYRRLTVG
- a CDS encoding 16S rRNA pseudouridine(516) synthase, coding for MLVRIDKILAANGLGSRKDVRRLLRKEDFRINGTRVTDAGTLLDPENDTLSHNGEKLYLRTCCYLMLNKPAGVVTSTSDPLHRTVMELLPPPFSAMSLFPIGRLDLDTEGLLIITDDGELTHRLTAPKSACIKSYYLETAVPFTEAEFYVAKTACAQGLSLGKTFTCLPAIFERTEAQNIKTKWAFLMHICEGKYHQVKKMIKVLGNEVIYLKRISMGGVMLDPQLSAGSCRELTSDEVTALKKI
- a CDS encoding YebC/PmpR family DNA-binding transcriptional regulator; translation: MSGHSKWATIKHAKGAADAKRGQMFTKFIKEISIAARMGGGDPNGNPRLRTAILKARAANMPKDNIERAIKKGTGELGGASYEELLYEGYAPGGVAVLVEVLTDNKNRAAANVRNLFSKNGGNLGATGSVAYMFNRKGVIEYDAEVVSEEKLMEEALEAGAEDIQTEGGIITVTTDPNDFASVLEALQEKGFESVSAEISMIPATYMSLEAETIRKVLKMVERLEEDDDVQNVYTNLDIPDDFEPEE
- the ligA gene encoding NAD-dependent DNA ligase LigA gives rise to the protein MEKNTRIQELEALIKKHQDLYYNAEPEISDADFDLLWDELRSLDPRNALFATVPKDSADGFPKAEHIIPMGSQEKAADPESFQKWAEKMSFSDFLVQYKLDGASMELQYEKGRLVRAVTRGDGKIGDDITANVKKMQGVVLELKGNSAPTGTAPFSGGIRGEVLMTKEVLRRFYPDKKNCRNAANGLMKRKDGSGSEHLEIICYDAAAGTVGKPFTETAPFTTETEKLNWLEAQGFLQVPVTRCAGVREVIDYRAHVMDIRSTIPYDIDGLVVKNDRIDTADLSRARPEKQIAFKFSLEEAVTVLRSVEWSESGATYTPIAVIDPVQLAGTTVKRANLCNPNMIAELNLKIGSRVLVTKRGEIIPKIEALIENPASCVPIEQPCRCGSCGTELRDEGTRLYCPNPACPKLIHHRIEKWINTLDIQDFGTALLKQLFDAQRLRSISDLYTITVEELATLERMGKKSAEKVYRALHAKREISLPTFIAGFDIEGIGRIMVEKLVDAGFDTLEKLLAASEEDFASVYQFGSVLAHTLTLGLRDAKEEMLHLTGSGIIVIQAPVSAQGNLPLAGKSFCFTGELNTLKRKEAEAMVQAKGGTVKSSVTKGLTYLVTNTPDSGSSKNKKAQELGTAIITEDEFLKLF